The DNA window GATGCTTGTGTTGTTCTGGCTGGATTCAGAGTAACAAGGTGACATTGTTGGGCTTCCTTCTATACCCCGCACTAAACTCCATCTTCCATCCACTTGACATACATCATGTCAACACCAAAAATCTCTTTCAAAGTCCCTCAAGGTGATACTACAGCCGATGCTCTCTCTGGAGATGTCACCGCACACGACCTTGCAACCGCCCCCGGCAaggagcgggagcgcgAACCCTTCTTTGGCGGTGACACGGCCAACATCAGCAACTCGGACGCGATGGACGTTGACACCAACGGCGGAGGTGAGTTGACTTGCATTGCATAGTACTAACTCTTTCAGAGTCGTCTGGCGTCAACCAGTCCGCGGTGGTACTTGCAGGTGCGTCGCCCAGCGTCGACCCTCCAGCAGACGGCGCGACGCCAGTCGGCGCAGGCGACGCGCGGATGAACTCGAACGACCTGCACGCACTTGCGACGACGTATCTCGCGAGCCAGACGCACCCGCTCGTCGTGCCTTCGTACTCGTCGTGGTTCTCGCTGTCAACCATCCACCCCATCGAACGCAGGTCGCTTCCCGAGTTCTTTAGTAAGCGCAATCGCTCAAAGACGCCCGCCATCTACAAGGATTATCGCGATTTCATGATCAACACGTACCGCCTCAACTCTGGCGAGTACCTAACTGTGACTGCGTGCCGCCGCAACCTCGCCGGTGATGTCGGAGCAATCATGCGCGTCCACGGCTTCCTCGAGCAGTGGGGTCTCATCAACTACCAGGTCGACCCAGACACGCGCCCCGCGCCCCTTGGTCCGCCATTTACCGGTCACTTCCGCGTCACGGTCGACACACCCAAGGGTCTTAGCAACCTGCACCCCGGGAGCAAGCCTGGGActggcgcgcttggcccTGTCAACGGCGTCAAGCCCCACCCCACTAACCTTGACCTCCGCAAGGTCATTTACCAGAGCACGGCCAAGACGACCAAGGCGACgaccgaggagaaggctgccaaggccgcTGTTGAGCAGAGCAACGGTGTggcccagccccagcccaaGAGCTACGCCTGCGAGACATGCGGCACAGACtgcacgcgcacgcgctACCACAgcctcaaggacggcgaaTACACTGTGTGCCCGAGCTGTTACGTGAGTGGGCGCTTCCCGAGCACCATGTTCTCGGGCGACTTTGTGCgtctcgacgacgaggtgttCAAGCACGGTGCGAGCGGCGCCGGTCCCGAGTGGACCGACCAGGagacgctcctcctcctcgagggtgTTGAGAtgtacgacgacgactggaaggccgtcgccgaccacGTCGTGACCCGGAGCAAAGAGCAGTGCATTGCCAAGTTCCTCCAGCTCCCCATTGAAGACAACTACCTGTCCGCCGACCCTGCAGCGCAGCTGGGCCCGCTCCGCTACCAAGCAGGCATGAACGGTATGCCGTTCGAGGGCGCCGAAAACCCTGTCATGAGTGTGGTAACCTTCCTGGCCAGCGCGGTTGGACCTGcagtcgccgccgccgccgcgcagagcgcgcttggcgagctcgcacAGAGCCTCAAGCGTAAgcgcaaggacgaggacaaggacaaggagggcgagaagcgcgcAAAGTCGGAGGACGTCAAGCCTG is part of the Cutaneotrichosporon cavernicola HIS019 DNA, chromosome: 7a genome and encodes:
- the ssr2 gene encoding uncharacterized protein (SWIRM-associated region 1), which produces MPPQDAPSPTPSVAGKRGRGSTGPSAPRNKRRKGDGTGTPAPDSGAEGNTRKPVNFGVGMVKGREEEWSEPADVKTKINFLDLPTETLYAYLEAHDLLPHWDVSPWSEQPCTPPTMAALYTIPPPPPLVPINPEPKEKQPEAEPEAESESKPVEVDGEIAEDGIAVPTTRSKTAPLRQATSSSPAPNPAIKRGIMTLADVHAAHAVLAEKANQHWAKGLGGGQNREGETIVNFLYKNKVGHTDALSGDVTAHDLATAPGKEREREPFFGGDTANISNSDAMDVDTNGGESSGVNQSAVVLAGASPSVDPPADGATPVGAGDARMNSNDLHALATTYLASQTHPLVVPSYSSWFSLSTIHPIERRSLPEFFSKRNRSKTPAIYKDYRDFMINTYRLNSGEYLTVTACRRNLAGDVGAIMRVHGFLEQWGLINYQVDPDTRPAPLGPPFTGHFRVTVDTPKGLSNLHPGSKPGTGALGPVNGVKPHPTNLDLRKVIYQSTAKTTKATTEEKAAKAAVEQSNGVAQPQPKSYACETCGTDCTRTRYHSLKDGEYTVCPSCYVSGRFPSTMFSGDFVRLDDEVFKHGASGAGPEWTDQETLLLLEGVEMYDDDWKAVADHVVTRSKEQCIAKFLQLPIEDNYLSADPAAQLGPLRYQAGMNGMPFEGAENPVMSVVTFLASAVGPAVAAAAAQSALGELAQSLKRKRKDEDKDKEGEKRAKSEDVKPEAGEGTPAAAEEGSKSKSPEKDATAEAAEAEAADKDGDALSKSSLERAASVALGAAAAKASTLASHEEGRLNALVSRLVAAQARKVELKLALFEKLEDVLEDEKRKLELDRQRLFRDRLSVQKQLAEVERLLARARSEPKAVTPGEVEAVRTALAPNTAEQATRLAPEAEAAAVAELKADSAAPAPTGDGAQPPPPQPSVAQL